One segment of Triticum aestivum cultivar Chinese Spring chromosome 2A, IWGSC CS RefSeq v2.1, whole genome shotgun sequence DNA contains the following:
- the LOC123191110 gene encoding NDR1/HIN1-like protein 10, which produces MGSGSRAASCLCCPFKCLACGLFSCLCSILVSLLVTAGVLALILYFIFRPQMIAATVDSASLAQFALGTPASPALLQYNLTLAMTVRNPNKRVGLYYDNVEALALYDGQRFGFAPLDPFFQGHQASTEVKPAFGGQQVLEGDVTQSNLRTQLAGGAVEVEVKLNAKLRVKVWAFKVPGPRARISCPLSLPAPAAAGAPAFKPTECKVWF; this is translated from the coding sequence ATGGGTTCGGGGAGCCGCGCGGCGTCGTGCCTGTGCTGCCCGTTCAAGTGCCTGGCGTGCGGCCTCTTCAGCTGCCTCTGCAGCATCCTCGTCTCGCTCCTCGTCACCGCGGGGGTCCTCGCCCTCATCCTCTACTTCATCTTCCGCCCGCAGAtgatcgccgccaccgtcgactccGCCTCCCTCGCCCAGTTCGCGCTCGGCACCCCGGCCAGCCCCGCGCTGCTCCAGTACAACCTCACGCTCGCCATGACGGTGCGCAACCCCAACAAGCGGGTGGGGCTCTACTACGACAACGTCGAGGCCCTCGCGCTCTACGACGGCCAGCGCTTCGGGTTCGCGCCCCTCGACCCCTTCTTCCAGGGCCACCAGGCGTCCACGGAGGTGAAGCCGGCGTTCGGCGGCCAGCAGGTGCTGGAGGGGGACGTGACCCAGTCCAACCTCAGGACGCAGCTGGCGGGAGgcgcggtggaggtggaggtgaAGCTCAACGCCAAGCTCCGCGTCAAGGTGTGGGCGTTCAAGGTGCCCGGGCCACGCGCCAGGATCAGCTGCCCGCTCTCcctccccgcccccgccgccgccggcgcgcccgccTTCAAGCCCACCGAGTGCAAGGTCTGGTTCTGA